In the Candidatus Omnitrophota bacterium genome, one interval contains:
- the pyrE gene encoding orotate phosphoribosyltransferase: MNQEAVMKIFEEQGAFHKGHFKLSSGLHSEYYLQCALVLADPAIAAKLCKELGGKFKGEKIDVVIGPAVGGITAAYEVARALGVRGIFSERAEGKMALRRGFKLKPGEKVLVIEDVATTGGSAQEVVDLVKGLGAEAVGVGAIIDRSGGKAKFSVPFKSLAQLKIETFQPEDCPLCKAGKPVIKPGSRK; the protein is encoded by the coding sequence TTGAACCAGGAAGCGGTAATGAAGATATTCGAGGAACAGGGCGCGTTCCATAAAGGCCATTTCAAGCTCTCGAGCGGGCTGCATAGCGAGTATTACCTCCAGTGCGCGCTCGTTCTGGCCGATCCCGCGATTGCCGCAAAATTATGCAAAGAACTCGGCGGCAAGTTTAAAGGCGAAAAGATAGACGTCGTGATAGGGCCGGCTGTCGGCGGGATCACCGCGGCCTATGAAGTCGCCCGCGCCCTGGGCGTAAGAGGGATATTTTCCGAGAGAGCAGAGGGGAAGATGGCATTGAGGCGCGGGTTCAAGCTTAAGCCCGGCGAAAAAGTATTGGTAATAGAAGATGTCGCCACTACCGGCGGCTCGGCTCAGGAAGTCGTAGACCTCGTAAAGGGCCTCGGCGCGGAAGCGGTAGGTGTTGGCGCGATAATTGACAGGTCGGGCGGCAAGGCGAAATTCAGCGTACCTTTCAAGTCGCTCGCCCAATTGAAGATCGAGACATTCCAGCCTGAAGACTGCCCGCTCTGCAAAGCCGGAAAACCGGTCATCAAGCCCGGGAGCAGGAAATAG
- the atpG gene encoding ATP synthase F1 subunit gamma: protein MILSLRQIKRRIKSVESTKKITRAMQMVSTAKFKRSEDMLYIGRPYYLKLDSILQKLIASLKPEELGTHPLLEDRAEKKNLAICLITSDSGLCSVYNNNIIRVTEDFIEQHGKEKIKLVAIGRKGFAYFAKRDVKIAKSYIGLHGRYSPETADEIADALTGMFLSGEADEVYIAHTHFGSAMRYHTRVRKLLNIVPAPPGAGTAEPKERAAREGEIEFIAEPSMEKILKDLIPRYVSVKTRLILLDAFTSEHSARMMAMQTATDNAVELIDSLTMLRNKARQASITGEVLQVATTAEALKG, encoded by the coding sequence ATGATACTATCACTTAGGCAGATAAAGAGAAGGATAAAAAGCGTCGAGAGCACGAAGAAGATAACGCGCGCGATGCAGATGGTCTCTACGGCTAAATTCAAGAGAAGCGAGGATATGCTCTATATCGGAAGGCCCTATTACCTGAAACTCGATTCGATACTCCAGAAGCTCATCGCAAGCCTTAAGCCCGAGGAACTGGGGACGCATCCCCTCCTCGAGGATAGGGCCGAGAAGAAAAATCTCGCGATCTGCTTGATCACCTCGGACAGCGGGCTATGCAGCGTATATAATAACAACATCATTCGCGTCACGGAAGATTTCATAGAGCAGCACGGCAAGGAAAAGATCAAACTTGTCGCCATCGGGCGCAAGGGTTTCGCGTATTTCGCAAAGCGCGACGTGAAGATCGCGAAGAGCTATATCGGGCTTCATGGCCGCTACTCCCCCGAGACGGCCGATGAGATAGCGGACGCCCTCACCGGGATGTTCCTGAGCGGGGAGGCCGATGAAGTGTATATTGCGCACACGCATTTCGGGTCGGCGATGAGATACCACACGAGGGTAAGGAAACTCCTTAACATCGTCCCTGCTCCTCCGGGTGCCGGGACGGCGGAACCGAAGGAGCGCGCCGCAAGGGAAGGCGAGATAGAGTTTATCGCCGAACCGAGCATGGAAAAAATATTAAAAGACCTTATACCAAGATACGTTTCAGTCAAGACAAGGCTGATACTGCTCGATGCGTTCACTTCCGAGCATTCGGCAAGGATGATGGCCATGCAGACGGCGACTGATAACGCAGTCGAATTGATCGACAGCCTTACCATGCTGAGGAACAAGGCGCGGCAGGCCTCTATAACAGGTGAAGTGCTCCAGGTCGCGACAACGGCCGAAGCTTTGAAAGGATAA
- a CDS encoding dihydroorotate dehydrogenase electron transfer subunit → MARSHMIQETGKVLSNRKIKPGYYMMAVKCPSIAKKAKPGQFLTIRCGDTDTPLLRRPFGFHRIKVSGFEILYEIIGKGTHYLAGLKPGDKVDILGPLGNGFTVPKGAKSFVVIAGGIGVAPLASLAESLVKIKKADVYAIIGARNKKILLCEEHFSGIGIETMVATDDGSCGKRCFATDVLNGFLSAKKRLRPVIFTCGPKPMLKATAQIAKKRGLECYVSLEENIACGVGACLGCAIKTRSGYKLVCKDGPVFNAKEVIW, encoded by the coding sequence ATGGCACGCAGCCATATGATACAAGAGACGGGAAAAGTCCTATCGAACAGGAAGATAAAGCCCGGTTATTACATGATGGCAGTAAAGTGCCCGTCCATCGCGAAAAAAGCGAAGCCAGGCCAGTTCCTGACGATAAGGTGCGGCGACACTGACACGCCGCTGTTGAGGAGGCCGTTCGGTTTCCACAGGATAAAGGTTTCGGGTTTCGAGATATTATACGAGATAATAGGCAAGGGGACGCATTACCTCGCGGGTTTGAAGCCGGGAGATAAAGTAGATATCCTTGGCCCGTTGGGCAACGGGTTCACGGTTCCGAAAGGCGCAAAAAGTTTTGTGGTGATCGCCGGCGGCATAGGCGTGGCGCCCCTGGCTTCCCTTGCCGAATCGCTCGTAAAAATAAAGAAAGCCGATGTCTACGCGATAATAGGCGCCAGGAATAAAAAAATCCTCCTGTGCGAAGAGCACTTCAGCGGCATCGGCATAGAGACGATGGTCGCTACAGACGACGGCAGCTGCGGTAAAAGGTGCTTCGCGACCGATGTTTTAAACGGATTCCTGTCGGCAAAAAAGAGATTACGGCCGGTTATATTTACCTGCGGCCCGAAGCCGATGTTAAAAGCCACGGCTCAGATCGCGAAAAAACGCGGGCTTGAATGTTACGTCTCTTTGGAGGAGAATATTGCCTGCGGGGTGGGCGCGTGCCTGGGGTGCGCGATAAAGACAAGATCGGGGTATAAACTGGTCTGTAAAGACGGCCCGGTCTTTAACGCTAAAGAGGTAATATGGTAA
- a CDS encoding dihydroorotate dehydrogenase — MVKPNLKVKIGGLELKNPVLVASGTFGSGEEYGKLVDLNKLGAIVTKSVTLNPREGNVPPRVVETPSGMLNSIGLQNDGIDAFIKDKLPFLNKVKTAVIVSIAAHRVEDYAAIAGKFDKTKRIDAIEINISCPNVKGGLEFAREPGSTAAVVGAVRRASRKPVIAKLSPNVKDITEIAMAAEDAGADAVSLVNTFTGMAIDIDTKRPVLGNIIGGLSGPAIKPVALRMVWETAKKVKIPVIGIGGIMNYEDAVEFIIAGASAVQVGTANFVNPKAAADIVRGIEEYMRQEKVKNIKELTGCLRA; from the coding sequence ATGGTAAAGCCGAACCTTAAGGTGAAGATAGGCGGGCTCGAACTTAAGAATCCGGTGCTTGTCGCATCCGGGACATTCGGGTCAGGTGAAGAATACGGGAAGCTCGTAGACCTGAACAAGCTTGGGGCTATCGTGACCAAATCGGTGACCCTGAACCCCAGGGAGGGTAACGTCCCTCCTCGCGTCGTCGAGACGCCGTCAGGCATGCTCAATTCCATCGGGCTCCAAAATGACGGCATAGACGCCTTTATCAAAGATAAGCTCCCGTTCCTGAACAAGGTCAAGACAGCGGTCATCGTCTCGATAGCCGCGCACAGGGTGGAAGATTATGCGGCGATCGCCGGGAAGTTCGATAAAACAAAAAGGATAGACGCCATAGAGATAAATATATCATGCCCAAACGTGAAGGGCGGGCTTGAATTCGCGAGGGAGCCCGGTTCGACGGCCGCCGTGGTCGGGGCGGTAAGGAGGGCTTCAAGAAAACCGGTCATTGCAAAGCTTTCTCCCAACGTAAAAGACATAACCGAGATAGCGATGGCCGCGGAGGATGCGGGCGCGGATGCGGTTTCGCTGGTAAATACATTTACAGGGATGGCGATAGATATAGATACGAAGAGGCCGGTCCTGGGTAATATAATAGGAGGCTTAAGCGGTCCGGCTATAAAGCCGGTTGCCTTGCGCATGGTCTGGGAGACGGCTAAAAAGGTGAAGATACCGGTCATCGGCATCGGCGGCATAATGAATTACGAGGACGCGGTTGAATTTATAATAGCCGGCGCTTCCGCTGTCCAGGTCGGGACCGCAAATTTCGTAAATCCGAAGGCCGCTGCCGATATCGTCAGGGGGATAGAAGAATATATGCGGCAAGAGAAGGTAAAAAACATAAAGGAACTCACCGGATGCCTCAGGGCATAA
- the carA gene encoding glutamine-hydrolyzing carbamoyl-phosphate synthase small subunit, whose protein sequence is MKAYLVLEDGSAYKGESFGAEGESFGEMVFNTSMTGYQEILTDPSYKGQIVMMTYPLIGNYGVNDEDVESRRPWAEGFVIKELSGTASNYRKKATLGDYMKKHKIVGIQGVDTRAITRKLRTKGAMKCAISTEEPDEKKLLDKVKGSPGLLGRDLVKEVTCKKPFDWGDEGAVKPRFTVVAIDCGTKLNIFRNLSRIGCRVKVLPASATAEEVLALKPDGLFLSNGPGDPEGVPYHIEAVRKLIGKLPIFGICLGHQILGLAFGGKTYKLKFGHHGGNHPVMDLRTKKVDITSQNHGFAVDMDSIPDKDVVLTHINLYDRTVEGMEHKKLPVFSVQYHPEACPGPHDAEYLFDKFATMMSERKDA, encoded by the coding sequence ATGAAAGCATACCTTGTTCTGGAAGACGGAAGCGCGTATAAGGGCGAGTCGTTCGGCGCAGAGGGCGAGTCGTTCGGCGAGATGGTGTTTAATACCTCAATGACCGGCTATCAGGAGATCCTGACCGACCCTTCCTATAAGGGTCAGATAGTGATGATGACATACCCGCTTATAGGCAATTACGGCGTCAACGACGAAGATGTGGAATCCCGCAGGCCGTGGGCTGAGGGCTTCGTGATAAAAGAATTGAGCGGAACAGCCTCTAATTACAGAAAGAAAGCCACACTCGGCGATTATATGAAAAAGCATAAAATAGTCGGCATACAGGGCGTCGATACCAGGGCGATCACTAGGAAATTAAGGACCAAGGGCGCGATGAAATGCGCCATATCGACCGAGGAGCCGGATGAGAAAAAGCTTCTAGATAAAGTCAAAGGCTCGCCGGGCCTCTTAGGGAGAGATCTCGTCAAGGAAGTCACGTGCAAGAAACCCTTCGATTGGGGGGATGAGGGCGCCGTAAAGCCGCGGTTTACCGTCGTCGCGATAGATTGCGGGACGAAGTTAAATATATTCAGGAATTTGAGCAGGATAGGCTGCAGGGTCAAGGTCCTTCCGGCCTCTGCGACGGCAGAAGAGGTACTCGCGCTTAAGCCGGACGGGCTGTTCCTTTCGAACGGCCCGGGAGACCCGGAAGGCGTGCCGTATCATATCGAAGCCGTAAGAAAGCTGATTGGCAAACTCCCTATATTTGGCATATGCCTCGGCCACCAGATATTAGGCCTGGCATTCGGCGGCAAAACCTATAAGCTTAAATTCGGCCACCACGGCGGCAACCATCCGGTGATGGACCTGAGGACGAAAAAAGTCGACATCACGTCGCAGAACCACGGGTTTGCCGTGGATATGGATTCGATCCCGGACAAAGACGTCGTATTGACGCATATAAATCTCTATGACAGGACGGTAGAGGGCATGGAACACAAGAAGCTGCCGGTATTCTCCGTCCAGTACCATCCCGAAGCGTGCCCGGGCCCGCATGACGCCGAATATCTATTCGACAAATTTGCAACCATGATGAGCGAAAGGAAAGATGCCTAA
- the atpC gene encoding ATP synthase F1 subunit epsilon, with protein sequence MAEKLFKISITTPEKTIFEGEISSLVAPGEGGYFGVLVDHAPLIANIIPGKITIKDTSEQPTVFKCKSTGILEVLKNNVNILVDSAERV encoded by the coding sequence ATGGCTGAAAAATTATTTAAAATAAGCATTACTACTCCCGAAAAGACGATATTCGAGGGCGAGATATCCTCCCTTGTGGCGCCGGGAGAGGGGGGCTATTTCGGGGTACTGGTCGACCATGCCCCGCTTATTGCGAACATCATCCCCGGGAAGATAACAATTAAAGATACGTCGGAGCAGCCTACGGTATTCAAGTGCAAAAGCACCGGCATACTTGAAGTCCTCAAGAACAACGTAAATATACTGGTAGACTCGGCGGAGCGCGTTTGA
- the carB gene encoding carbamoyl-phosphate synthase large subunit: protein MPKRTDINKILIIGSGPIVIGQACEFDYSGTQACKALREEGFKVILVNSNPATIMTDPETADVTYIEPITPEMITKIIEKERPDALLPTLGGQTGLNCAIRLHEMGILKKFGVEMIGAKAEAIKKAEDRKLFKEAMTKIGLDLPKSDLAYNMEQAKKIAGEIEFPLVIRPSFTLGGTGGGTAADWKEFEEIAQRGLSLSMIGEILIEESVVGWKEYELEVMRDIKDNVVIICSIENFDPMGVHTGDSITVAPAQTLTDREYQIMRDSAIKVIREIGVETGGSNIQFGVNPDTGRQVIIEMNPRVSRSSALASKATGFPIAKIAAKLAVGYSLDEIPNDITKETPASFEPTIDYCVVKIPRWAFEKFPKADQRLTIQMKSVGETMAIGRTFKEALQKGIRSLEIGRFGLGSDPKDEYEARSKGPNFKQEIIEKLKTPNQDRLFYIRYALKEGLTIEKIYGLTKIDPWFLQNIKEIIEVEDQIKSSEMTGEFLLKAKQYGFSDKQISHLRGSDEMGVRKSRIKDGTGAVYKLVDTCAAEFEAYTPYFYSTYEEEDEMRSSAKKKIMILGGGPNRIGQGIEFDYCCVHAAFALKEIGCETIMVNSNPETVSTDYDTSDKLYFEPLTIEDVLNIADKEKPDGAIVQFGGQTPLNLAVALKKAGLKIIGTTPEAIDIAEDREKFKLLVEKLGLRQPVNGTAVDVKGAVEAAKKIGYPVLVRPSYVLGGRAMEIVYDDESLEYYMTHAVKASPEFPVLIDKFLEDAIEVDVDMIGDGETFVIGGIMEHIEEAGVHSGDAAMVLPPHTLGKKVIDEIRQATFSMAKDLNVVGLMNVQYAVQKGVVYILEVNPRASRTIPFVSKAIGVPLAKLAAKVMAGKKLKDLGFTKEITPPQISVKESVFPFVKFPGIDIILGPEMRSTGEVMGIDVDFGRAFAKSQMAANSALPTEGTVFVSVQDAHKAKIVPIAKKLSKLGFDMIATAGTAATLKEAGIAATRIHRISEGSPNILDQMREGKIKLIINTPSGKKPREDEIKIRSLAVSLGVPCVTTMPGADAATKGIEAIKQHSVGVRPLKEWHAAI, encoded by the coding sequence ATGCCTAAGAGGACAGACATAAATAAGATATTGATAATAGGCTCAGGCCCGATAGTGATAGGCCAGGCCTGCGAATTCGATTATTCCGGGACCCAGGCGTGCAAAGCGCTCCGCGAGGAGGGGTTCAAGGTCATCCTCGTTAACTCCAATCCGGCAACCATCATGACTGACCCGGAAACGGCCGATGTTACTTACATCGAGCCGATAACCCCGGAAATGATAACGAAGATAATCGAAAAGGAAAGGCCGGATGCCTTATTGCCTACGCTGGGCGGGCAGACAGGCCTGAACTGCGCGATACGGCTCCACGAAATGGGCATCCTGAAAAAATTCGGGGTGGAGATGATAGGCGCGAAAGCCGAGGCTATAAAAAAGGCCGAAGACAGGAAACTTTTTAAGGAAGCGATGACGAAGATAGGCCTCGACCTCCCGAAGAGCGACCTCGCCTACAACATGGAGCAGGCGAAAAAGATCGCCGGAGAAATAGAATTCCCTCTCGTCATAAGGCCGTCATTTACATTAGGCGGCACAGGCGGGGGGACGGCGGCGGATTGGAAAGAATTTGAGGAGATCGCACAGAGAGGCCTTTCCTTAAGCATGATAGGAGAGATACTGATAGAGGAATCCGTCGTCGGGTGGAAGGAGTATGAGCTCGAGGTCATGCGGGACATCAAGGACAACGTCGTCATAATATGCTCGATCGAGAACTTCGATCCGATGGGGGTACATACCGGCGATTCAATAACAGTCGCGCCGGCCCAGACGCTGACCGACAGGGAATACCAGATAATGCGGGATTCGGCGATAAAGGTCATACGCGAGATCGGCGTCGAGACCGGAGGCTCGAACATCCAGTTCGGCGTTAACCCGGATACCGGCAGGCAGGTGATCATCGAGATGAACCCGAGGGTATCGAGATCGTCTGCCCTGGCCTCCAAGGCGACCGGCTTCCCGATAGCCAAGATCGCGGCGAAACTTGCTGTCGGCTACTCGCTCGATGAGATACCTAACGACATTACCAAAGAGACGCCGGCCTCTTTCGAGCCGACGATAGATTATTGCGTAGTGAAGATACCGAGGTGGGCTTTCGAGAAATTCCCGAAGGCCGACCAAAGGCTGACCATACAGATGAAATCGGTCGGCGAGACGATGGCAATAGGCAGGACGTTCAAAGAGGCGCTGCAGAAAGGGATAAGGTCGCTCGAGATAGGGAGGTTCGGCCTCGGCTCCGACCCGAAGGATGAGTACGAAGCGAGGTCGAAGGGTCCCAATTTCAAGCAGGAGATAATAGAGAAATTAAAAACGCCCAACCAGGACAGGTTATTTTATATCAGGTACGCTTTAAAAGAAGGGCTTACGATAGAAAAAATATACGGGCTTACGAAGATAGACCCGTGGTTCCTCCAGAACATAAAGGAGATAATCGAGGTCGAAGACCAGATAAAGAGCTCAGAGATGACAGGCGAATTTCTCCTGAAAGCTAAACAGTACGGGTTCTCTGATAAGCAGATCTCGCACCTGCGCGGTTCGGACGAGATGGGTGTAAGGAAGTCGAGGATAAAAGACGGGACAGGCGCGGTCTATAAGCTGGTCGACACCTGCGCCGCGGAATTCGAGGCGTATACGCCTTATTTCTATTCGACATACGAAGAAGAGGATGAGATGAGGTCCTCCGCGAAAAAAAAGATAATGATACTCGGGGGCGGCCCGAACAGGATAGGCCAGGGCATTGAGTTCGATTATTGCTGCGTCCATGCCGCTTTCGCGCTCAAGGAGATAGGCTGCGAGACGATAATGGTAAACTCCAATCCCGAGACCGTCTCGACGGATTACGACACCTCGGACAAGCTGTATTTTGAGCCGCTCACCATCGAGGACGTCCTTAATATAGCCGATAAAGAGAAGCCGGACGGCGCGATAGTCCAATTCGGAGGCCAGACCCCGCTGAACCTGGCGGTAGCGTTAAAGAAGGCCGGCCTCAAAATAATCGGGACGACGCCGGAGGCGATAGATATAGCTGAGGACAGGGAGAAATTCAAACTCCTCGTCGAGAAACTGGGATTGAGGCAGCCGGTAAACGGGACCGCCGTCGATGTCAAAGGCGCGGTAGAGGCAGCGAAGAAGATAGGCTACCCGGTCCTGGTCAGGCCTTCCTATGTCCTGGGAGGGCGCGCGATGGAAATAGTCTACGATGACGAGTCGCTCGAGTATTATATGACGCATGCGGTAAAGGCCTCTCCCGAATTCCCGGTGCTGATAGACAAGTTCCTCGAGGACGCGATCGAGGTCGACGTCGACATGATAGGCGACGGAGAGACATTCGTGATAGGCGGGATAATGGAGCACATAGAGGAGGCCGGAGTCCATTCCGGAGACGCCGCGATGGTCCTTCCGCCGCATACGCTGGGCAAGAAAGTCATTGACGAGATAAGGCAGGCGACATTCTCCATGGCGAAAGACCTGAACGTCGTCGGGCTTATGAACGTCCAATATGCCGTGCAGAAGGGGGTCGTTTATATATTAGAGGTGAATCCCCGGGCCTCGAGGACAATACCTTTCGTCAGCAAGGCGATAGGGGTGCCACTCGCGAAGCTCGCGGCAAAGGTCATGGCAGGGAAGAAATTAAAAGACCTCGGTTTCACCAAAGAGATCACCCCGCCGCAGATATCGGTGAAAGAATCCGTCTTCCCGTTCGTCAAATTCCCGGGGATAGACATAATACTCGGTCCTGAGATGAGGTCGACAGGCGAGGTCATGGGCATAGACGTGGATTTCGGCAGGGCGTTCGCGAAATCGCAGATGGCGGCTAACAGCGCGCTGCCGACAGAAGGCACGGTCTTCGTGAGCGTCCAGGACGCCCATAAGGCGAAGATAGTCCCGATAGCCAAGAAATTGAGCAAGCTGGGATTCGACATGATCGCTACCGCGGGTACGGCGGCGACGCTCAAAGAAGCCGGCATCGCGGCTACCCGGATCCACAGGATAAGCGAGGGGAGCCCTAACATACTCGACCAGATGAGGGAAGGAAAGATAAAATTGATCATAAACACGCCTTCCGGAAAGAAGCCGAGGGAGGATGAGATAAAGATAAGGTCGCTCGCGGTTTCGCTGGGCGTTCCGTGCGTCACGACGATGCCGGGAGCGGATGCCGCGACCAAGGGAATAGAGGCGATCAAGCAGCATTCCGTAGGGGTAAGGCCATTAAAGGAATGGCACGCAGCCATATGA
- the pyrF gene encoding orotidine-5'-phosphate decarboxylase: MPQGIKASEKLIVALDLRSLAEAKEMVKKLSPDVRIFKVGMGLFTLCGPDAVALVHDSGARVFLDLKFHDIPNTVAHAVRSAAKLGVFMMNIHALGGSEMMMRAVEAARESEKKPKLLGVTVLTSMDQSSIGEVGINMKIEDEVVTLARLGKDSGLDGVVASPGETSLIRKNLGKDFIIVTPGIRPAGAEKDDQKRIMTPAGAVRAGADYIVVGRPVIETKDPLAVARKIIKEMES; this comes from the coding sequence ATGCCTCAGGGCATAAAAGCTTCCGAAAAACTTATAGTAGCGCTCGACTTGAGATCGCTCGCCGAGGCAAAAGAGATGGTAAAAAAATTAAGCCCGGACGTGCGGATATTCAAGGTCGGCATGGGCCTGTTCACTTTATGCGGCCCGGATGCGGTCGCGCTCGTGCACGACAGCGGCGCCAGGGTATTCCTCGACCTTAAATTCCACGACATCCCCAATACCGTCGCCCATGCGGTAAGGTCGGCCGCGAAGTTAGGCGTGTTCATGATGAATATCCACGCGCTCGGCGGTTCGGAGATGATGATGAGGGCCGTAGAGGCGGCGCGGGAGTCGGAGAAGAAGCCGAAACTCCTGGGAGTCACGGTGCTTACAAGCATGGACCAGTCTTCGATAGGCGAGGTCGGTATAAATATGAAAATTGAAGACGAGGTCGTCACGCTTGCGAGACTGGGGAAAGACTCGGGGCTTGACGGGGTGGTGGCTTCACCCGGCGAGACAAGCCTCATCAGGAAGAACCTCGGCAAGGATTTTATAATAGTAACCCCGGGGATACGCCCGGCAGGCGCGGAAAAGGACGACCAGAAGAGGATAATGACCCCGGCGGGTGCTGTTAGAGCCGGGGCCGATTATATAGTTGTCGGCCGCCCGGTGATCGAGACTAAAGACCCGCTAGCGGTGGCGAGGAAGATAATAAAGGAGATGGAGAGTTGA
- the atpD gene encoding F0F1 ATP synthase subunit beta, which translates to MAYGEVIQVIGPSVDVRFPEHQMPRILNAIKIEDKDRNIGLTLEVAQHIGNDTVRCIALASTDGLVRGMKALDTGNTITVPVGEQTLGRIFNLLGTPIDNKGALPNPEKRYSIHRDPPSFEEQLTVSSMLETGLKVIDLLAPYPKGGKIGLFGGAGVGKTVIVMELIRSIATEHGGVSVFGGVGERTREGNDLWLELNESGVVKKTALVFGQMNEPPGARLRVGLSALTMAEYFRDEEGMNVLLFIDNIFRFVQAGSEVSTLLGRMPSAVGYQPTLGTEMAELQERITSTKRGSITSVQAIYVPADDLTDPAPATTFSHLDATTVLSRKISDLGIYPAVDPLDSTSRILDPRILGEDHYNTARNIQKVLQRYKDLQDIIAILGIDELSEEDKLTVARARKIQKFFSQPFFVAEAFTGIKGKYVKLADTIKGFKMILEGKLDDVPEQAFFMVGPIEEAIEKGEQLKRESA; encoded by the coding sequence ATGGCATACGGCGAAGTCATACAGGTAATAGGTCCGAGCGTAGACGTAAGGTTCCCCGAACATCAGATGCCGAGGATATTAAACGCGATAAAGATCGAGGATAAGGATAGGAATATAGGCCTTACCCTCGAGGTCGCTCAGCATATCGGCAATGACACGGTCCGCTGTATCGCCCTCGCCTCGACCGATGGTTTGGTCCGGGGAATGAAGGCGCTCGATACCGGCAATACGATAACCGTCCCGGTCGGCGAGCAGACCCTGGGGAGGATATTCAATCTCCTCGGCACGCCCATAGACAATAAAGGCGCGCTCCCGAACCCGGAGAAGAGATACTCCATACACAGGGATCCCCCCTCTTTTGAGGAGCAGCTTACCGTATCGTCGATGCTCGAGACCGGGCTTAAGGTGATCGACTTGCTCGCGCCTTATCCGAAAGGCGGCAAGATCGGCCTGTTCGGCGGCGCCGGCGTCGGCAAGACCGTTATAGTCATGGAACTTATCAGAAGTATCGCGACCGAGCACGGCGGCGTATCTGTCTTCGGCGGAGTCGGCGAACGCACGAGGGAAGGAAACGACCTCTGGCTCGAACTGAACGAATCCGGAGTCGTCAAAAAGACCGCGCTCGTCTTCGGGCAGATGAACGAGCCGCCCGGGGCGAGATTGCGCGTCGGCCTTTCGGCCCTGACGATGGCAGAGTATTTCCGCGACGAGGAGGGCATGAACGTCCTCCTGTTCATCGATAACATATTCAGGTTCGTACAGGCCGGCTCAGAGGTCTCTACTCTCCTCGGCCGCATGCCCTCTGCCGTAGGCTACCAGCCGACCCTCGGCACGGAGATGGCCGAACTCCAGGAGAGGATCACTTCGACCAAGCGCGGCTCGATCACTTCCGTGCAGGCCATATATGTCCCGGCCGACGACCTGACCGACCCGGCCCCGGCAACGACATTCTCGCACCTCGACGCTACAACGGTCCTCTCGCGCAAGATATCCGACCTCGGCATATACCCTGCGGTCGACCCGCTCGACTCGACCTCGAGGATACTCGATCCGAGGATACTCGGCGAAGACCACTACAATACGGCAAGGAATATCCAGAAGGTCCTTCAGAGGTATAAAGACCTGCAGGACATCATAGCCATACTCGGTATCGATGAGCTTTCCGAAGAGGATAAGTTGACGGTCGCCCGCGCCAGGAAGATACAGAAATTTTTCTCCCAGCCGTTCTTCGTCGCCGAGGCGTTCACCGGCATCAAAGGCAAATACGTAAAGCTCGCGGACACGATAAAGGGGTTCAAAATGATACTCGAGGGCAAACTCGACGATGTGCCGGAACAGGCGTTCTTCATGGTAGGGCCTATCGAGGAAGCGATCGAGAAGGGCGAGCAATTAAAACGCGAAAGCGCATGA